The DNA sequence CTCGAGCGCCTCGTCGATCCCGCCGCGGTTGATCGGCACGCCGGCCAGCGCCAGGCCGAGCTCGACGCCGCACAGCGTCCCGGCCAGCATCAGGTCGTTGAAGTGGCCGAGGTGGCCGATGCGGAAGACCCTGCCGCGCAGCTTGCCCAGGCCGGTGCCGAGCGACATGTCGAAGCGCTCGAGGACGATCCGGCGCACCTCGTCGGCGTCGTGCCCCTCGGGCATGAGGATCGCGGTCAGGGAGCCGGAGTACTCGCGCTCGTCCGCGCACAGGACCTCGAGCCCCCACGCCCGGACCGCCCGCCGGGTGGCCTCGGCGTGGCGCTCGTGGCGGGCGAACACCGCCGGCAGGCCCTCCTCCATCAGCATGGCGACGGCTTCGCGGAGCCCGTAGAGCAGGTTGGTGGGCGGCGTGTAGGGCCAGAAGCCCGCGCGGTTGGCCTCGATGATGGGCTCCCACTCCCAGTAGGACCGCGGCAGGCGGGCCGAGGCCGACGCGGCGAGGGCCTTTTCGCTGACGGCGTTGAACCCGAGGCCGGGCGGCAGCATGAGGCCCTTCTGCGAGCACCCCACGGTCACGTCGACGCCCCACTCGTCGTGGCGGTAGTCGATCGACGCGAGCGACGAGATCGTGTCGACCAGCAGGAGCGCCGGATGGGCGGCGGCGTCGATCGCCGCGCGGACGGCCGGGATCCGGCTGGTCACTCCCGTGGACGTCTCGTTGTGGACCACCGTGACCGCGCGGATGGCGTGGCCGGCGTCGGCCGACAGGATGCGCTGCACCGTGTCCGGGTCGACGCCGTGGCGCCAG is a window from the Chloroflexota bacterium genome containing:
- a CDS encoding aminotransferase class V-fold PLP-dependent enzyme, with translation NVPDRVLRAIDAPTIDHRGPQFARLGLDLLEAIKAVFQTEGPVVIYPSSGTGAWEAALVNTLSPGDRVLAFETGQFSTLWRTMAERLGLDVEWVPGDWRHGVDPDTVQRILSADAGHAIRAVTVVHNETSTGVTSRIPAVRAAIDAAAHPALLLVDTISSLASIDYRHDEWGVDVTVGCSQKGLMLPPGLGFNAVSEKALAASASARLPRSYWEWEPIIEANRAGFWPYTPPTNLLYGLREAVAMLMEEGLPAVFARHERHAEATRRAVRAWGLEVLCADEREYSGSLTAILMPEGHDADEVRRIVLERFDMSLGTGLGKLRGRVFRIGHLGHFNDLMLAGTLCGVELGLALAGVPINRGGIDEALE